A region from the Nonlabens sp. YIK11 genome encodes:
- the bshA gene encoding N-acetyl-alpha-D-glucosaminyl L-malate synthase BshA: MKIAIVCYPTFGGSGVVATMLGTALAHRGHEIHFVTYKMPVRLELLSQKIFFHEVDVEEYPLFHYQPYDLALSSKLVNVVQEYNIDVLHVHYAIPHAYAGYMAQQMLKDQGITLPMVTTLHGTDITLVGSHPVYKPSVTFSINNSDVVTSVSASLKQDTMDLFDIRKEINVVPNFIDMSLYKTEFSDCDRSIMAFPNERIVTHISNMRPVKRIKDVVKVFELLSQEVPSVLIMVGDGSDRIEAEEYARSRKLQHKIKWLGNSSEIDRILCFSDLFLLPSEKESFGLAALEAMANRTPVISSNTGGLPEVNENGVTGYTSDVGNVEEMAQNAIHILKDDEVLRGFKESAFAKAKQFDIQLIIPQYEKLYESLLHVQR, from the coding sequence ATGAAAATTGCAATAGTCTGTTATCCAACCTTTGGCGGCAGTGGAGTAGTAGCCACCATGTTGGGAACAGCACTGGCACATCGCGGTCACGAGATACATTTTGTCACCTACAAGATGCCGGTACGACTGGAACTATTGTCACAGAAAATATTTTTTCACGAGGTAGATGTAGAGGAATATCCGCTGTTTCATTACCAGCCGTATGATCTGGCTTTGAGTAGTAAGCTAGTGAACGTGGTGCAGGAATACAATATCGATGTGCTTCACGTGCATTATGCGATACCTCATGCTTATGCTGGTTACATGGCACAACAAATGCTGAAGGACCAAGGCATCACCTTACCTATGGTCACCACCTTGCACGGTACGGACATTACCCTGGTAGGAAGTCATCCAGTCTATAAGCCATCAGTTACTTTTAGTATCAACAATAGTGATGTGGTTACATCAGTCAGTGCTAGTTTGAAGCAGGATACCATGGATCTTTTTGATATTAGGAAAGAAATCAATGTGGTTCCAAACTTCATTGATATGTCGCTTTACAAGACCGAGTTTTCTGATTGCGATCGCTCCATTATGGCGTTTCCCAATGAGCGCATCGTGACCCATATAAGCAATATGCGTCCCGTGAAACGTATCAAGGATGTCGTCAAGGTTTTTGAGTTATTATCGCAAGAGGTGCCTAGCGTTCTCATCATGGTAGGCGATGGATCTGATCGTATAGAGGCGGAAGAATATGCTCGTTCCCGCAAGTTGCAGCATAAGATCAAATGGCTGGGAAACAGTAGCGAGATTGATCGTATTTTGTGTTTTTCAGATTTATTTCTCTTGCCGTCAGAAAAGGAAAGCTTTGGACTTGCCGCGCTGGAAGCAATGGCAAACCGCACGCCTGTTATCAGTTCTAACACTGGCGGTCTTCCAGAGGTCAATGAGAATGGAGTCACTGGTTACACAAGCGATGTTGGAAACGTTGAGGAAATGGCGCAAAATGCCATTCACATCCTTAAGGATGACGAAGTGTTGAGAGGTTTTAAAGAGTCCGCTTTCGCGAAAGCGAAACAATTTGACATACAATTGATCATACCACAATATGAGAAACTGTACGAATCCTTACTGCACGTCCAGCGATAA
- a CDS encoding glycoside hydrolase family 3 N-terminal domain-containing protein codes for MKNIIGLFLVFAFAKAYSQQSTNPLQSTDAQAQKIWVDSVYNSLSQKEKIGQLFMVDLFSNKDKAHVDRVRNLVKNHRIGGIIFSKGGPLQQAHLTNELQAASKTPMMIAMDAEWGLAMRLDSVYAFPWNMTLGATRTSTSSYEVGKRIGEHCKRLGVHMNFAPDVDINTNPDNPIIGNRSFGEDMENVTQKSFAFMKGMQSTGTLACAKHFPGHGDTDQDSHKTLPTVGFTAARIDSVELYPYRRLIDHGLASVMVAHLNIPSLELRAGYPTSISKKVVTDLLKKQLNFQGLIFTDALNMKGASNFSKPGDIDLAAFKAGNDVLLISEDIPTAIIKIAEAINKGEITQERLEHSVRKILMAKYQVGLNNYTPVDTDDLISDLHTQMDDVVYESAMEQAITLLKNDKKILPIKDLETKKIAYVHLGDDSGDAFFKQLNKYTTVDRVEGNDIATLLRNLSKYNTVIVGAHRSNDNPWTSYKLSSKELSWLKAISKNHRVIVDLFVRPYMLDQLKDIKGMEAILMSYQNSQWSQEISAQMIFGARDINGRLPVSSGNFKVGDGLELKGVKRLSYGATPASVEMDQSILNKIDSVAQFTIDKKGAPGMQILVARKGKVIFDKNYGGHTYGKEDPVMSEDIYDMASITKIMATLPLLMELEDRNVVNLDKPLSAYDEKYRNTNKSDITLKEMLSHYARLRPWIPFYRYTLDTLDATPLQQFYSKNRSDRYPIEVADHFYASNLVTDTIFNRIATSDLLERRVYKYSDLPYYIVKDFLEDYYKKDLNELTQNHFYASMGMDHTGYLPLKRFPKNQIVPTENDTLFRRQQIQGYVHDQGAAMQGGIGGHAGLFSNANDVAKMMQMYLQKGSYGGKTYFSSETFDKFNYRYFAGDKVRRGVGFDKPSLDDVGNTCNCTSDSSFGHSGFTGTYTWADPEEELIYVFLSNRVYPDANNRFIISENIRTNIQQIIYDSIIQ; via the coding sequence ATGAAGAATATTATAGGGCTGTTTTTGGTTTTCGCTTTCGCGAAAGCGTATTCCCAACAATCCACAAACCCATTACAAAGTACAGATGCACAAGCCCAAAAAATATGGGTGGACAGTGTCTATAATTCTTTAAGCCAAAAGGAGAAAATAGGTCAGCTTTTTATGGTGGATCTATTTTCAAACAAGGATAAGGCGCACGTTGACCGTGTGCGCAACCTTGTTAAAAATCACCGTATAGGCGGCATTATCTTTTCTAAAGGTGGACCGCTGCAACAAGCACATTTGACTAATGAATTACAAGCAGCGTCAAAAACGCCCATGATGATTGCTATGGATGCTGAATGGGGTCTTGCGATGCGACTGGACAGTGTGTATGCTTTCCCATGGAACATGACGCTGGGCGCGACACGCACATCTACCAGCAGTTATGAAGTGGGCAAACGTATAGGTGAGCATTGCAAGCGACTGGGCGTTCATATGAATTTTGCTCCAGATGTGGATATCAATACCAATCCTGATAATCCTATTATTGGGAATCGCAGTTTTGGCGAAGACATGGAAAATGTTACCCAAAAATCTTTTGCCTTTATGAAAGGCATGCAAAGCACGGGAACATTAGCTTGTGCAAAACACTTTCCAGGACATGGTGATACAGATCAGGATAGTCACAAAACACTACCTACGGTAGGTTTTACCGCAGCGCGCATTGATAGTGTTGAGCTATATCCTTACAGACGCCTTATCGACCATGGACTGGCCAGCGTCATGGTAGCACACCTTAATATCCCAAGTCTGGAACTTCGCGCAGGATATCCTACCAGCATTAGCAAGAAAGTAGTGACAGATCTTCTTAAAAAGCAACTCAACTTTCAAGGCTTGATCTTTACTGATGCGCTTAATATGAAGGGCGCGAGCAATTTTAGCAAACCTGGCGATATCGATCTTGCAGCCTTCAAGGCAGGAAATGACGTTTTGCTGATTTCTGAAGATATTCCAACCGCCATCATCAAGATTGCAGAGGCCATCAACAAGGGAGAAATTACCCAAGAACGACTGGAGCATAGTGTAAGAAAAATACTGATGGCAAAATATCAGGTAGGCTTAAATAATTATACACCTGTCGATACCGATGACTTGATTAGTGATTTACACACTCAAATGGATGATGTGGTATATGAGTCCGCCATGGAGCAAGCGATTACCTTGCTAAAGAATGATAAGAAGATATTGCCCATCAAGGACCTAGAAACTAAAAAGATCGCCTATGTTCATTTAGGTGACGATTCAGGTGATGCTTTTTTCAAGCAATTGAACAAATACACGACGGTTGATAGGGTAGAAGGTAATGATATAGCCACCTTGTTGCGCAATCTTTCTAAGTACAACACAGTTATCGTAGGAGCTCATCGTAGCAACGATAATCCATGGACATCCTACAAATTATCCTCAAAAGAATTGAGCTGGCTTAAGGCGATAAGTAAAAATCACAGAGTAATTGTGGATTTATTTGTAAGACCCTATATGCTGGATCAGTTAAAGGATATTAAAGGCATGGAAGCCATTTTGATGTCTTATCAAAATAGTCAATGGAGCCAGGAAATAAGCGCACAGATGATTTTTGGTGCTAGAGATATCAACGGTCGTCTACCGGTAAGTTCTGGCAACTTCAAGGTAGGCGATGGACTGGAATTAAAAGGTGTCAAACGACTTTCTTATGGTGCCACACCTGCAAGCGTTGAAATGGATCAATCGATTTTAAATAAAATTGACAGCGTGGCCCAATTTACCATCGATAAAAAAGGCGCTCCTGGAATGCAGATTTTAGTTGCCAGAAAAGGTAAAGTGATCTTTGATAAGAATTATGGTGGTCATACTTATGGTAAAGAAGACCCAGTGATGTCTGAGGATATTTATGATATGGCCTCTATTACCAAGATCATGGCCACCTTGCCGTTGTTAATGGAGCTGGAAGACCGTAATGTAGTCAATCTAGACAAGCCACTTTCCGCTTATGACGAGAAGTATCGCAATACCAATAAATCAGATATTACGCTTAAGGAAATGCTTTCCCATTATGCTCGCTTGAGACCTTGGATTCCTTTTTACAGATATACTTTAGATACTTTGGACGCTACGCCATTACAACAGTTTTACTCTAAAAATAGGAGTGATCGCTATCCCATTGAAGTGGCAGATCATTTCTATGCGAGTAATTTAGTAACAGACACCATATTTAATAGAATTGCGACCAGCGATCTATTGGAAAGAAGAGTATATAAATACAGTGACTTACCGTATTACATTGTCAAGGATTTTTTGGAAGATTATTATAAAAAAGATCTGAATGAATTGACGCAAAATCATTTCTATGCTTCAATGGGAATGGATCATACAGGTTACCTGCCATTAAAACGATTCCCTAAAAATCAGATCGTACCAACTGAAAATGATACCTTATTTCGTAGGCAGCAAATCCAGGGATATGTTCATGATCAAGGCGCTGCCATGCAAGGTGGCATAGGTGGTCATGCAGGTTTATTTTCTAATGCCAATGATGTAGCAAAGATGATGCAAATGTATCTTCAAAAAGGCTCCTATGGTGGCAAAACCTATTTTAGCAGTGAGACCTTTGATAAATTCAACTATCGATATTTTGCTGGTGATAAGGTGCGTCGTGGTGTAGGCTTTGACAAACCATCCTTGGACGATGTAGGGAACACCTGCAATTGTACTAGTGATAGCAGCTTTGGTCATAGTGGTTTCACAGGAACCTACACCTGGGCAGATCCAGAAGAGGAACTTATCTATGTTTTCCTTTCCAATAGGGTTTACCCAGATGCTAATAACCGATTTATCATTAGCGAGAATATCAGGACCAACATTCAGCAAATCATTTACGATTCCATCATCCAGTAA
- a CDS encoding (Fe-S)-binding protein, whose product MSEAIKVPTVAEFIAQNKQPEVLFWVGCSGSFDDRSKKITKAFVKLLNKAGVEFAVLGAEESCTGDPAKRAGNEFLFQMQAMMNIEVLNGYEIKRIVTACPHCFNTLKNEYPELGGNYEVIHHTSFLKDLIATGRLTIEGGKFKGKKITYHDPCYLGRANEIYEAPRDLIEKLDAALVEMKRSKRNGLCCGAGGAQMFKEPEEGKKDINIERTEEALETGAEVIVAACPFCNTMMSDGIKAANQEGKVEVLDVAEMIANAEDL is encoded by the coding sequence ATGAGTGAAGCAATAAAAGTCCCAACGGTAGCCGAATTTATCGCGCAGAACAAACAACCAGAAGTCCTATTCTGGGTAGGTTGTAGCGGTAGTTTTGACGATCGCTCTAAGAAGATTACCAAAGCTTTTGTAAAGCTTTTGAACAAAGCAGGCGTTGAGTTTGCTGTTCTGGGAGCAGAGGAAAGTTGTACGGGCGATCCAGCAAAACGCGCTGGTAACGAGTTCTTATTCCAGATGCAAGCCATGATGAACATTGAGGTTCTCAATGGTTATGAGATTAAGAGAATAGTAACCGCATGTCCGCACTGTTTCAACACCTTGAAAAATGAGTATCCAGAATTAGGTGGTAACTATGAGGTTATTCATCACACTTCATTCCTTAAAGACTTAATAGCTACAGGAAGACTAACTATTGAAGGTGGGAAATTCAAGGGCAAAAAAATTACATACCACGATCCGTGTTATCTGGGAAGAGCTAACGAGATCTATGAGGCACCTAGAGATTTGATTGAAAAACTGGATGCTGCATTAGTAGAAATGAAGCGCAGCAAGCGTAATGGTTTATGCTGTGGCGCTGGTGGCGCACAAATGTTCAAGGAGCCAGAAGAAGGCAAAAAGGATATCAACATCGAGCGTACTGAGGAAGCATTGGAAACCGGTGCTGAAGTGATTGTTGCTGCTTGTCCATTCTGTAACACCATGATGAGTGACGGTATAAAAGCGGCGAACCAAGAAGGAAAAGTAGAAGTTCTTGACGTGGCAGAGATGATTGCAAATGCCGAGGATTTGTAA
- a CDS encoding (Fe-S)-binding protein: MQYIPNIIFAILLIGMVGFFATNIRKMIRNIKVGKEVDRSDRKSERWSQMAKIALGQSKMVRRPIAGFLHVIVYVGFVIINIEVLEIIIDGLTGQHRIFAPFLGGFYDFLIATFEILAFLVLVSVIVFWIRRNVMNIRRFLARELKGWPKNDANYILYFEVVLMALFLTMNATDLAIQNGVLNGMFTSEAAMHYVHGNTVTGSFPISSWMTPWYSGLSFETLHIIERACWWLHIVGILIFLNYLYWSKHLHIMLAFPNVWLAKLTPKGQFTNMEAVTAEVKLMMDPNADPFAAPAAGVEDEMPASLGANDIFDLNQVQLLNAYTCTECGRCTAECPANITGKKLSPRKIMMDTRDRLEDVGSIINKEGEWKDDGKTLLNDYITTEELWACTTCNACVEACPIGIDPLSIIMEMRRYLVLENSAAPTELNVTMSNIENNGAPWPYNQQDRLNWANEI, translated from the coding sequence ATGCAGTACATACCTAATATTATTTTTGCCATCCTGTTAATAGGAATGGTAGGCTTTTTTGCGACGAACATCCGTAAGATGATTCGCAACATCAAAGTAGGTAAAGAAGTCGACCGCAGTGATCGCAAATCAGAACGCTGGTCGCAAATGGCAAAGATTGCGTTAGGTCAATCTAAAATGGTGCGTAGGCCTATTGCTGGATTTCTTCACGTCATCGTGTACGTAGGTTTTGTCATCATCAACATTGAAGTTCTGGAGATTATCATTGATGGTTTGACAGGTCAACATAGAATCTTTGCTCCATTTCTGGGTGGTTTCTATGACTTTTTGATTGCAACTTTTGAAATTTTGGCATTCCTAGTTTTAGTAAGTGTTATCGTTTTCTGGATCCGCAGGAATGTGATGAATATTCGCAGATTCCTTGCAAGGGAATTAAAAGGCTGGCCTAAAAATGATGCGAATTACATCCTATATTTTGAGGTAGTTCTAATGGCATTGTTCCTAACCATGAACGCCACCGATCTGGCAATTCAAAATGGTGTTTTAAACGGAATGTTCACTAGTGAAGCGGCGATGCATTACGTTCATGGCAATACCGTGACCGGTAGTTTTCCTATCAGTAGTTGGATGACACCATGGTATTCAGGGCTTAGCTTTGAAACACTACACATCATCGAGCGAGCCTGCTGGTGGTTGCATATTGTAGGTATCTTGATTTTCCTAAATTATTTGTACTGGTCCAAACACCTTCACATCATGCTGGCGTTTCCAAATGTTTGGTTGGCAAAATTGACACCTAAAGGACAATTCACTAACATGGAAGCCGTCACCGCAGAGGTAAAACTAATGATGGATCCTAATGCAGATCCTTTTGCGGCACCGGCTGCAGGAGTAGAGGACGAGATGCCGGCATCTTTGGGAGCTAACGATATCTTTGACTTGAATCAGGTACAGCTCCTCAACGCCTACACCTGTACAGAATGTGGTCGATGCACGGCAGAATGTCCAGCAAATATCACGGGCAAAAAATTGAGCCCGCGCAAGATCATGATGGACACGCGCGATCGACTGGAAGATGTGGGCAGCATCATCAATAAAGAAGGAGAATGGAAAGATGATGGCAAGACCTTATTGAATGACTACATCACCACAGAAGAGCTTTGGGCTTGTACTACCTGTAACGCCTGTGTAGAAGCATGTCCTATAGGCATAGATCCATTGAGCATCATCATGGAGATGAGAAGATATTTAGTGCTGGAAAACAGCGCTGCACCAACTGAATTGAACGTGACCATGAGCAATATTGAAAACAATGGAGCGCCATGGCCTTATAACCAACAAGATAGATTAAACTGGGCAAACGAAATTTAA
- a CDS encoding MlaD family protein, whose product MKFTKEIKVGLLTVAAIALFVFGYSFLNGRNLLKADRSFYAVYNNVEGLTKSAPVTINGLIVGNIDDIDFLDSRGRLIVKFHVDEKFNFSKESTATVYSTGLIGGKALAIIPNFESDARLAKPGDTLISKTDSGIEGQIMEEFLPLKDKIENMVVSADSVLTAVNKTLNPDTRKAIVQSLQELNRTLIQVQGLSSNANQFLTNNDKELSSTIKNLNKTTENFAKISDTLAQVQIASVVKDLEVTVGKFNNLLDDVAEGEGTLGKLMTDDRLYTNLERATRQAEMLLQDIKLNPTRYINISVFGKKNKEYVEPDDRKL is encoded by the coding sequence ATGAAATTTACTAAAGAAATCAAGGTTGGATTATTAACGGTAGCTGCGATAGCACTGTTTGTTTTCGGCTATTCATTCTTGAATGGGCGCAACCTCTTAAAAGCAGATCGCTCCTTCTATGCGGTCTACAATAACGTGGAAGGTTTGACTAAATCTGCTCCAGTGACCATAAACGGTTTGATTGTAGGGAATATCGATGATATCGATTTTCTAGATTCTCGTGGGCGATTGATCGTAAAATTTCATGTGGATGAAAAATTCAACTTCTCTAAAGAAAGCACGGCAACGGTTTACAGCACTGGATTGATAGGTGGTAAAGCACTAGCCATAATTCCTAACTTTGAGTCAGATGCACGACTGGCAAAACCAGGTGATACTTTGATCTCAAAAACGGATAGCGGTATTGAAGGTCAGATCATGGAAGAGTTTCTTCCTTTAAAGGATAAGATTGAAAACATGGTAGTAAGTGCAGACAGTGTTCTTACTGCAGTAAACAAAACACTTAACCCAGATACTCGTAAAGCGATCGTGCAAAGTTTGCAGGAACTTAATAGAACCTTGATTCAAGTGCAAGGTCTTTCCAGTAATGCGAACCAATTCCTAACCAATAACGATAAAGAGCTTTCCAGTACCATAAAGAACCTGAATAAGACGACAGAGAATTTTGCCAAAATATCAGACACGTTAGCACAAGTTCAAATCGCAAGTGTGGTTAAAGATTTGGAAGTCACCGTTGGGAAATTCAATAACCTATTAGATGATGTTGCAGAAGGTGAAGGAACGCTAGGTAAGTTAATGACAGACGATAGGCTTTATACGAATCTTGAACGCGCCACACGCCAGGCAGAAATGCTTCTTCAAGACATTAAATTAAATCCTACTCGATACATCAATATTTCTGTTTTTGGTAAAAAGAATAAGGAATACGTAGAACCAGACGACCGTAAGTTATAA
- a CDS encoding N-acetylmuramoyl-L-alanine amidase yields MKTKIYFFIALFTAPLVLFANVMASHENDPPNRKFKVVLDAGHGGDDGGNSYGGVREKDVALKVTMALGKKLEAHADIEVIYTRKTDVFIPLWKRADIANKAQADLFVSIHCNAFKKESANGNETWVLGLRRSNENLDVVMKENSVILLEDDYEENYDGFDPNDPSSYATSVLTQEIYMEDSIDLAAMIQNNLASNVKRTNRGVKQNVFAVLRQSYMPSVLVEIGFLPNTSERNYLTSTNGEKAVTTSIYDGIIDYKQNRDINVSTISEGQKASSSSAVAIEPVSSKAVYKVQIAASSKALAPKSNNFKKLPSISREKEGDIYRYFTGETNSLEKASELRELAVNKGYKTAFIVIIENGTRRRL; encoded by the coding sequence ATGAAAACGAAAATTTATTTCTTTATTGCGCTATTCACTGCACCGTTGGTACTTTTTGCCAATGTTATGGCATCCCATGAGAACGATCCGCCTAACCGAAAGTTCAAGGTAGTTCTAGACGCTGGACATGGTGGCGACGATGGTGGTAATTCCTATGGTGGCGTGCGAGAAAAGGACGTGGCGCTTAAGGTGACCATGGCACTAGGAAAGAAGCTGGAAGCACATGCAGATATTGAGGTGATCTATACCCGCAAAACAGATGTTTTTATACCATTATGGAAGCGTGCAGATATTGCCAACAAGGCGCAGGCAGATCTTTTTGTTTCCATTCACTGTAATGCCTTCAAAAAGGAAAGTGCAAATGGTAATGAAACCTGGGTGCTGGGATTGAGACGTAGTAATGAGAATCTTGACGTGGTGATGAAGGAAAACAGCGTGATCCTGTTAGAGGATGATTATGAAGAAAACTACGATGGATTTGATCCTAATGATCCTTCATCCTATGCGACTAGTGTATTGACTCAAGAAATATATATGGAGGACAGCATCGACCTGGCTGCGATGATTCAAAATAACTTGGCTTCAAATGTCAAACGTACCAATCGCGGCGTGAAACAAAACGTTTTTGCCGTCTTGCGTCAGAGCTACATGCCTAGTGTATTGGTAGAAATAGGTTTTTTACCCAATACAAGTGAACGCAATTACCTGACTAGCACTAATGGTGAGAAGGCAGTCACCACGTCAATTTATGATGGTATCATCGATTATAAGCAGAATAGGGATATCAATGTTTCAACCATTTCTGAAGGTCAAAAAGCATCTTCTTCAAGTGCTGTGGCGATTGAGCCTGTGAGTTCCAAAGCCGTTTACAAAGTCCAGATTGCTGCCAGCAGTAAGGCTTTAGCGCCTAAATCCAACAATTTTAAAAAGTTACCATCTATTTCCAGAGAGAAAGAAGGTGATATCTATCGATATTTTACCGGTGAAACCAATTCTTTGGAAAAGGCTAGTGAACTTAGAGAACTAGCCGTAAACAAAGGCTACAAGACCGCATTCATCGTCATCATCGAGAACGGAACCAGACGCAGATTGTAG
- a CDS encoding putative LPS assembly protein LptD, with product MYPILRHIILSIVFLTGLHWCYAQENPVVQRPIPIIQDSGKVETPVVVTQEALVEQDSTAQDTTKPKAFLQYKLESSAKGYNRFDRRQNTLTLYDQAIIVYGDIRLEAGKIIINNNTGNVYAYGIVEDSTNAYVQKPIFTQGANKVEPDSIIFNKDTKKALTYNSKTAQGEFNVVAEITKKVNDSVFFMRNARFTTSSNPENPEYYFLARKIKFVPKKKIVTGLVNMYIADVPTPLGLPFAFFPMTNERRSGIILPSFGNDNNRGYNLTNGGYYFAINDYVDLTVLGDYFTNGSYGARVESSYRKRYKYSGSIRFLLEESIRSERGFSDFAQTGRYNINWQHSQDANASPNSRFSASVNLGSPDFYRNSFNQTNQSAQLINNLSSSISYSKTFPGEPQVNLNTTVSINQNVNTNTTNLTLPTFQGSVSRVFPFASEGGLKKGIIQNINLQYNVRGENRATTTNDNLFTPDIFKDARAGIQHSIPISTNFKIAKYFSVSTGASFQENWVFDTIDQTLVANESGNQVIRRDTISGFDSYRTYSFNASLGTTIYGSFTSSNPEAKIQAVRHVIRPSVSYNINPSFDQYYERLLREDGVMVSDEERFFSRFEGTLFGAPGRVFSSNIGLSIQNNLEAKVLDPDSEDGELKKKQWIKSLNISTSYNLAGDSLQLSPLNLSGVIPIYKDVDLQLNANFDPYALDANNQRINTFNINNGGSLARLTNAGARFNFKLDSKDFEKGAKDEDDKETKVESTTLRNGGRADDLFGDPIDPATGNFLDDEEPTQQDVDLEDSLYRFKIPWNLNIAYTFTYNNARRQNEISGNSIMLSGDVEFSPRWSIGGNTGYDFVGKGVSFTTIRFQRDLESFRMSFNWNPIGVNNSWFFFIGIKSGALSDIKYDQRRQPDPRF from the coding sequence TTGTATCCCATTTTACGGCATATCATTTTATCAATAGTTTTCTTAACAGGACTACACTGGTGTTATGCACAGGAAAATCCTGTGGTACAACGACCTATACCTATTATTCAGGATTCTGGTAAGGTGGAAACGCCTGTTGTGGTTACTCAAGAGGCCTTGGTAGAGCAGGATTCTACGGCTCAAGACACGACCAAACCCAAAGCTTTTCTTCAATACAAACTAGAATCCAGCGCTAAAGGCTACAACCGTTTTGACCGCAGACAAAATACCTTGACGCTCTATGACCAGGCGATCATTGTGTATGGTGACATACGACTGGAAGCTGGTAAAATCATTATTAATAATAACACGGGCAACGTATATGCTTATGGGATTGTCGAGGATTCTACCAATGCCTATGTGCAAAAACCCATTTTTACACAAGGTGCCAATAAAGTAGAGCCAGATTCTATCATTTTTAATAAAGACACGAAAAAAGCGCTTACCTATAATTCCAAAACGGCTCAAGGAGAATTCAATGTCGTGGCCGAGATTACCAAAAAAGTAAACGACAGTGTCTTTTTTATGCGCAACGCGAGGTTCACCACATCTTCCAATCCCGAGAATCCCGAGTATTATTTCCTAGCGCGCAAGATCAAGTTTGTTCCCAAAAAGAAAATCGTCACTGGCCTCGTGAACATGTACATCGCAGATGTTCCAACGCCGCTAGGATTGCCATTTGCGTTTTTCCCTATGACCAATGAGCGACGTAGTGGTATTATTTTGCCATCTTTTGGTAATGATAACAATCGAGGCTATAACCTGACCAATGGTGGTTACTATTTTGCCATTAATGACTACGTGGATCTAACCGTATTAGGAGACTATTTTACCAATGGTAGTTACGGTGCCCGTGTGGAAAGTAGTTATAGGAAAAGATATAAGTATTCTGGTAGCATCAGGTTTTTACTGGAAGAGTCCATTAGAAGCGAACGAGGTTTTTCAGATTTTGCACAAACCGGTCGTTATAATATTAACTGGCAACACAGTCAGGACGCCAATGCAAGTCCTAATAGCAGATTTAGCGCCAGTGTGAACCTAGGTAGCCCAGATTTCTATAGAAACTCGTTTAATCAAACCAACCAGAGCGCACAGCTTATCAACAACTTGAGCAGTTCCATTAGTTATTCCAAAACTTTCCCAGGAGAACCTCAAGTCAATTTGAACACCACGGTTTCCATTAACCAGAATGTGAATACCAACACCACCAACCTTACCCTACCTACATTTCAAGGTAGTGTTTCCAGGGTATTTCCCTTTGCTAGTGAAGGTGGCCTTAAGAAAGGAATCATTCAAAACATCAACTTACAATATAATGTGAGAGGTGAGAATCGAGCCACTACCACCAACGATAATCTGTTTACTCCAGATATTTTTAAGGATGCTCGTGCCGGTATACAGCATAGCATTCCTATATCGACCAACTTTAAGATTGCGAAGTATTTTAGTGTGAGTACTGGTGCAAGTTTTCAAGAGAATTGGGTTTTTGACACGATTGACCAAACCCTAGTCGCTAATGAAAGTGGAAACCAAGTCATTAGAAGAGATACAATAAGCGGTTTTGATAGTTATCGCACCTACAGCTTCAACGCCAGTCTAGGTACCACCATATATGGTAGTTTTACAAGCTCCAATCCAGAAGCTAAGATTCAAGCGGTACGTCACGTTATAAGACCATCCGTTTCTTATAACATCAACCCAAGTTTTGATCAGTATTATGAAAGGTTATTGAGAGAAGATGGCGTCATGGTGTCTGACGAGGAACGCTTCTTTAGTCGATTTGAAGGTACTTTGTTTGGTGCTCCTGGACGCGTTTTCTCCAGCAATATAGGCCTGAGTATTCAAAATAACCTAGAGGCCAAAGTCTTGGATCCAGATAGTGAAGATGGCGAGCTCAAAAAGAAGCAATGGATCAAGAGTCTTAACATAAGTACGAGCTATAATCTTGCAGGCGATTCCCTGCAACTAAGTCCTTTAAATTTAAGTGGCGTTATTCCTATCTATAAAGACGTGGACTTACAGCTTAATGCCAATTTTGATCCTTACGCTCTAGATGCCAACAATCAAAGAATCAATACGTTCAACATCAACAATGGCGGTAGTTTAGCACGATTGACAAATGCTGGTGCTCGTTTCAATTTTAAACTGGACAGCAAGGATTTTGAGAAAGGCGCTAAAGATGAAGATGACAAGGAAACTAAAGTAGAAAGCACTACCCTGCGCAATGGTGGACGAGCAGATGATTTGTTTGGTGATCCTATCGATCCTGCCACAGGAAACTTTCTGGATGATGAGGAACCTACGCAGCAAGATGTAGATCTGGAGGATAGCCTGTATCGTTTTAAAATCCCGTGGAATTTGAACATTGCCTATACTTTTACGTACAACAATGCACGTAGGCAAAATGAAATAAGCGGTAACAGTATCATGCTTAGTGGTGATGTGGAGTTCTCACCACGATGGAGCATAGGCGGCAACACCGGTTATGACTTTGTAGGTAAAGGTGTTTCCTTTACAACGATAAGGTTTCAGCGAGATCTGGAGAGTTTCCGTATGAGCTTTAACTGGAATCCTATAGGTGTCAACAACAGCTGGTTCTTCTTCATTGGAATTAAGTCTGGTGCCTTGAGTGATATCAAGTACGACCAGCGCAGACAGCCAGATCCAAGGTTCTAA